In Leptospira harrisiae, a genomic segment contains:
- a CDS encoding LIC10775 family protein produces the protein MKGEKNSLFHFVIFFLLIQITSLRSQPSNIIVDPLLQKPWIPDAEEEESRSFHRFLSEFKNKQGTVKKKDSLGRNYLVTPAGKMRFLIDDEYYKEFPVAEEADIASKELEALYDVRKEKEAVFLGKGINLCYRLKQEKEPGFFPSWLVRSNEITNRAANEWSDQTIPLDLVSDPYGCYVGDSKKLEVLVLESESFRYRIRIPSKLRYEGLFGDRLGIYGENRDSIYRIVRFVQFLSNYLPDGQTEWEEALTLQTSGKKKKNRPKIILSIGSSFDKTRPLRDTKSYFRFWDSMRSLTPTQIRKLGYKRTENKSEYLSEWTEVDEIGNSVAMEMKEYYLYNAPRGYFLSLSYPKREKETAELYWQTIRGSFDVKE, from the coding sequence ATGAAAGGGGAGAAAAACTCTCTTTTTCATTTTGTTATTTTTTTTCTTTTGATTCAAATCACTTCTCTGCGTTCCCAACCTTCTAATATCATCGTTGATCCTTTGTTACAAAAACCTTGGATCCCAGATGCGGAAGAAGAGGAGAGTCGAAGTTTTCACCGATTCCTTTCTGAATTCAAAAACAAACAAGGGACTGTCAAAAAAAAAGATTCTTTAGGAAGGAACTATCTGGTGACTCCCGCAGGGAAGATGCGTTTTCTCATTGATGATGAATACTATAAAGAATTTCCGGTAGCAGAAGAGGCAGACATTGCATCCAAAGAATTGGAAGCTTTGTATGACGTTCGTAAGGAAAAGGAAGCGGTATTTTTAGGAAAGGGAATCAATCTTTGTTATCGTTTAAAACAAGAAAAAGAACCTGGATTTTTCCCTAGTTGGCTAGTTCGTTCCAATGAAATTACTAATCGAGCAGCGAATGAATGGTCGGACCAGACCATACCATTGGATTTGGTAAGTGATCCTTATGGATGTTATGTGGGAGATTCAAAAAAACTTGAAGTTTTGGTTTTGGAGTCTGAATCATTTCGTTATCGAATTCGCATTCCATCTAAGTTGCGTTATGAAGGTCTTTTTGGGGATCGGTTAGGAATATATGGTGAAAACAGAGATTCTATTTACCGGATAGTCAGATTTGTGCAGTTTCTTTCCAATTATTTACCTGATGGCCAAACAGAATGGGAGGAAGCCTTAACCTTACAAACTTCTGGTAAAAAAAAGAAAAATCGGCCAAAGATCATTCTCTCAATCGGTTCCAGTTTTGATAAAACAAGACCACTTCGAGATACCAAAAGTTATTTTCGATTTTGGGATTCGATGCGTTCTCTCACTCCAACCCAAATTAGAAAATTAGGATATAAAAGGACTGAAAATAAATCTGAGTATTTGAGTGAATGGACTGAAGTAGATGAGATTGGAAATTCAGTTGCAATGGAAATGAAAGAGTATTATCTTTATAATGCACCTCGTGGTTATTTTCTTTCTTTGTCTTATCCTAAACGAGAAAAAGAAACGGCCGAACTCTATTGGCAAACCATTCGAGGTTCATTTGATGTAAAGGAGTAG
- the kdpB gene encoding potassium-transporting ATPase subunit KdpB, which produces MLNSKKIISLEMLKASIYGAIQKFFPKYAFSNPVMATVWIGTFILLIQILYYLVSGIEFQNEIPIFIWLVITLFFANFAESIAEGRGKARADSLRKTRTKTIAKKVDSIGDLNFTEIISSELKVGDIVFVKAGDVIPCDGDVVLGIASVDESAVTGESAPVIRESGGDRSAVTGGTRVISDHLYIKITTKPGESFLDKMITMIEGATRQKTPNEIALGIVLFALTILFFLAVISMIPIANFVGKQIGQNWNFDFSVWLALFVCLIPTTIAALLSAIGISGMERLIRCNVIAKSGKAVEAAGDIHVLLLDKTGTITLGNREAHHFFPSVGVTEEELADASQLSSLSDETPEGRSIVVLAKQKFAIRERNLKSLDVNWIPFSASTRMSGVEIYENGRLVRNIRKGASDAIRKYVESLGGTIPPTMQMISDEVSKKGSTPIFVADGSKLLGIIELKDIVKGGLKERFITLRRMGIRTVMITGDNPLTAAAIAAEAGVDDFIAEATPEAKLKRIREEQANGYLVAMIGDGTNDAPALAQSDVGVAMNTGTQTAREAGNMIDLDSNPSKLIEIVEIGKQLLMTRGALTTFSIANDIAKYFAILPALFLPLAPLNVMHLSSPDHAILSAVIFNALVIPALIPLSLRGVKYVPKSPDSALLRNFLLYGGGGIVFPFLGIKLIDLIISGGYL; this is translated from the coding sequence ATGTTAAATTCTAAAAAAATTATTTCATTAGAAATGTTGAAGGCATCAATCTATGGTGCAATTCAAAAGTTTTTTCCAAAATATGCATTTTCCAATCCTGTTATGGCGACTGTTTGGATTGGAACATTCATCTTACTCATCCAAATTTTGTATTATTTAGTTTCGGGGATTGAATTTCAAAATGAAATTCCTATTTTCATTTGGTTGGTAATTACCTTATTTTTTGCAAACTTTGCAGAAAGTATTGCTGAAGGCAGAGGTAAGGCGAGAGCCGATAGTTTGCGAAAAACTAGAACCAAAACAATCGCTAAAAAAGTGGATTCGATTGGAGATCTGAATTTTACAGAGATCATATCCAGTGAGTTGAAAGTTGGGGATATCGTTTTTGTCAAAGCAGGAGATGTGATTCCTTGTGACGGCGATGTTGTTTTAGGAATTGCCAGCGTTGACGAATCTGCGGTAACAGGTGAGTCAGCTCCCGTCATTCGTGAAAGTGGTGGCGATCGATCGGCAGTGACTGGAGGGACTAGAGTGATCTCTGATCATCTATATATTAAAATCACAACAAAACCTGGCGAAAGTTTTTTGGATAAAATGATTACTATGATTGAAGGAGCAACGCGACAAAAAACTCCCAATGAAATTGCCTTAGGAATTGTTTTATTCGCACTTACAATTTTATTCTTTTTAGCAGTAATTTCGATGATTCCGATTGCAAATTTTGTTGGTAAACAGATTGGTCAAAATTGGAATTTTGATTTTTCGGTTTGGTTGGCTTTATTTGTTTGTTTGATTCCTACAACAATTGCTGCACTTCTAAGTGCGATCGGAATTTCTGGAATGGAAAGATTGATTCGATGTAATGTCATTGCGAAGAGTGGAAAGGCAGTGGAAGCCGCTGGAGACATTCATGTGTTGTTATTAGATAAAACAGGTACGATTACATTAGGAAATAGAGAAGCTCATCATTTTTTCCCTTCTGTTGGGGTTACTGAGGAAGAATTGGCTGATGCAAGCCAACTCTCTTCGCTTTCAGATGAAACACCTGAGGGGAGATCGATTGTAGTTCTCGCCAAACAAAAGTTTGCGATCCGAGAAAGAAATTTAAAATCATTGGATGTGAATTGGATACCCTTTTCAGCTTCAACAAGAATGAGTGGAGTCGAAATTTATGAAAATGGAAGGTTAGTTCGTAATATAAGGAAAGGAGCATCGGATGCCATTCGAAAATATGTTGAATCATTAGGTGGAACAATTCCTCCGACGATGCAAATGATTTCAGATGAAGTTTCTAAAAAAGGTAGCACTCCAATTTTTGTTGCGGATGGAAGCAAACTTCTGGGCATTATCGAACTTAAAGATATTGTAAAAGGAGGATTAAAAGAAAGGTTTATAACCTTAAGAAGGATGGGCATTCGTACTGTGATGATCACAGGAGACAATCCTTTGACAGCCGCCGCAATTGCAGCTGAAGCAGGAGTAGATGATTTTATTGCAGAGGCCACTCCCGAGGCAAAGTTAAAAAGAATTCGAGAAGAACAAGCAAACGGATATTTGGTGGCTATGATTGGCGATGGGACAAATGATGCACCTGCTCTTGCTCAATCCGATGTTGGAGTTGCTATGAATACAGGTACTCAAACAGCAAGGGAAGCGGGTAATATGATCGATTTAGATAGTAACCCAAGTAAACTCATTGAAATAGTTGAAATTGGGAAACAACTCCTAATGACAAGAGGTGCACTCACTACGTTTAGTATCGCCAATGATATCGCAAAATACTTTGCTATCCTACCTGCATTGTTTTTGCCATTAGCACCACTCAATGTTATGCACTTATCGAGCCCAGATCATGCTATTCTATCTGCAGTGATTTTTAATGCTCTTGTGATCCCCGCACTGATCCCACTTTCTCTTAGAGGGGTGAAATATGTTCCTAAATCTCCTGATTCCGCTTTATTACGAAATTTCCTTCTCTATGGCGGAGGCGGAATTGTTTTCCCATTTTTAGGAATCAAACTCATTGACTTAATTATTTCTGGAGGTTATTTATGA
- a CDS encoding 16S rRNA (uracil(1498)-N(3))-methyltransferase — MLDPGLILFRTGFSSKPSITLTQEEMAHLRALRLSKDEAVIQIRDGVGGLYNYQFSPHSKELRFLNETHLEKKTDRKTIAIALPKGNRFDFFLQKVTEIGLDSVVFLVFRHSIRKEFNLERAEKIVKEAAAQSKQTELLSLSIEPASEWMKSHKDSLVVFHPHRSEVFTAKQLFGKIPVIGPEGGFHIDEEDWMEKNQIPRLRLPGGVLRTETAGIVAASFLAYGL; from the coding sequence TTGTTAGATCCTGGTCTTATCCTTTTTCGCACTGGATTTTCATCAAAACCTTCTATTACTCTTACCCAAGAAGAAATGGCTCATCTTCGAGCTTTACGGTTGAGTAAAGATGAAGCTGTGATACAAATTCGGGATGGAGTTGGTGGTTTGTATAACTATCAATTTTCACCTCATTCCAAAGAATTAAGGTTTTTAAATGAAACTCATCTGGAAAAAAAAACAGACAGGAAAACCATCGCCATAGCTCTTCCCAAAGGAAATCGTTTTGACTTTTTTTTACAAAAGGTGACCGAGATAGGTCTTGATTCTGTTGTGTTTTTGGTGTTCCGTCATTCCATTCGTAAGGAATTCAATTTGGAACGTGCCGAAAAAATAGTAAAAGAGGCAGCAGCACAATCCAAACAAACAGAATTACTTTCTCTTTCGATTGAACCTGCAAGTGAGTGGATGAAATCACATAAAGATAGTTTGGTGGTCTTTCATCCGCATAGGTCAGAGGTATTTACTGCAAAACAATTGTTTGGAAAAATTCCTGTGATTGGCCCAGAGGGCGGATTTCATATCGATGAAGAAGATTGGATGGAAAAAAACCAAATCCCAAGACTCAGACTTCCTGGTGGGGTACTCCGTACAGAAACTGCGGGCATTGTTGCCGCGAGTTTCCTTGCATACGGATTGTAA
- the kdpA gene encoding potassium-transporting ATPase subunit KdpA codes for MVELLYFPFYLGLLIFISPFVGYYMAFILNAKSLPFEKQVFQFLFSGLPPSQTPKQYLSSLSLFHLLGAGILFSILKFQNFFPSNPLNLLGMDWDLALNTTISFITNTNWQAYSGESQLSYFSQMVGLTPQNFLSAGVGISVLAFVSRAVVSTKSNRFGNFWMDLFRSTFYILLPISFFVSILLLGQGVIQSFEPPIQSFGLDGISENIPMGPVASQVAIKQIGTNGGGFFGVNSAHPFENPTPISNFIQMFSILFLPASCVFLYGKITNSFRHVWVIFFVMLSFLILGFIGVYISEQNHLGFWEGKEFRFSLTESSLWLSTTTAASNGSVNSMHDSYSPLAGGIAIFQMMLGEIIFGGVGTGMYGMFLFLILTVFLSGLMTGRTPEYFGKKIGSYEIKWTLFGILSPTVCILLGSAISILLESGYTAKGPHALSQILYAFSSAAGNNGSAFAGFSADTVWGNLSLGISMLVGRFSVIYSVILVAGSLGGKITTVSFDGNFRLDTVLFGVLLFSVILIVCGLSFFPVLALGPILEQLLINQGVFF; via the coding sequence ATGGTTGAATTACTATATTTCCCTTTTTATCTTGGGTTACTGATTTTTATTTCACCTTTCGTTGGTTATTACATGGCATTCATTTTGAATGCAAAGTCCTTACCATTCGAAAAACAGGTATTTCAGTTTCTTTTCTCTGGTTTACCTCCGTCTCAAACACCAAAACAGTATCTAAGTAGTCTTTCGCTATTTCATTTGTTAGGTGCAGGAATTCTGTTTTCAATTTTGAAATTTCAAAATTTTTTCCCAAGCAACCCTTTAAATCTTTTGGGAATGGACTGGGACCTCGCACTCAATACGACAATATCGTTTATCACAAATACAAATTGGCAGGCGTATTCAGGGGAAAGTCAATTGAGTTATTTTTCGCAAATGGTGGGATTAACACCTCAAAATTTTCTTAGTGCAGGAGTGGGTATCTCCGTTTTAGCGTTTGTTAGTCGAGCTGTTGTTTCTACAAAATCAAATCGGTTTGGAAACTTTTGGATGGATTTATTTAGGTCCACCTTTTATATCCTTCTCCCTATTTCCTTTTTTGTTTCCATACTTCTTTTAGGCCAAGGTGTCATTCAATCATTTGAGCCACCTATCCAAAGTTTTGGTTTAGATGGAATCTCCGAAAACATTCCAATGGGTCCAGTTGCATCGCAGGTCGCAATCAAACAAATAGGAACAAATGGAGGTGGATTTTTTGGTGTCAATAGTGCCCATCCTTTTGAAAATCCAACTCCTATTTCGAACTTCATTCAAATGTTTTCGATTCTTTTTTTGCCTGCATCCTGTGTATTTTTATACGGTAAAATAACTAATTCTTTTCGTCACGTCTGGGTAATCTTCTTTGTTATGTTGTCGTTTTTGATCCTAGGTTTTATCGGTGTCTACATTTCTGAACAAAATCACTTAGGATTTTGGGAGGGTAAGGAATTTCGGTTTAGTTTGACAGAATCTTCTCTTTGGTTATCAACAACCACTGCTGCTTCCAATGGATCAGTAAATTCCATGCATGATAGTTATTCTCCATTAGCTGGAGGTATAGCAATTTTTCAAATGATGTTAGGTGAAATTATCTTTGGTGGCGTTGGAACAGGAATGTATGGAATGTTTTTATTTTTAATATTAACTGTATTTTTATCTGGGTTAATGACTGGTAGAACTCCAGAGTATTTTGGGAAAAAAATTGGAAGTTATGAAATCAAATGGACGTTATTTGGAATTTTATCTCCTACCGTTTGTATTCTTTTAGGATCAGCCATTTCAATTTTATTAGAATCTGGATATACTGCAAAAGGTCCACACGCATTGTCACAAATTCTTTATGCATTTAGTTCTGCTGCAGGCAATAACGGTTCTGCCTTTGCTGGTTTTTCTGCAGATACAGTATGGGGAAACTTATCGTTGGGTATATCTATGTTAGTTGGAAGGTTTAGTGTTATTTATTCTGTCATACTTGTCGCAGGGAGTTTAGGTGGAAAAATAACAACAGTTTCCTTTGATGGGAACTTTCGGTTGGATACAGTTTTGTTTGGAGTTTTACTTTTTAGTGTCATCTTAATCGTTTGTGGTCTATCATTCTTTCCTGTCCTTGCATTAGGACCTATATTAGAACAGTTACTTATCAATCAGGGTGTTTTCTTTTAA
- a CDS encoding potassium-transporting ATPase subunit C has protein sequence MKKSETSNQWEISIRFMFISLLVFGFIYPMTVTGIANLFFREKANGSLVLIDGKILGSELLAQKVNSNSLFMYRPSANDYNKIPSGASNLSPSSLDLKTLTEQRKYVLADLGIRHERCPELLYSSGSGLDPHISLNCAYEQALSLHRRFKIPIETLNELIHQNTEYPLFGMIGSERVNVTKLNISWKQLSHE, from the coding sequence ATGAAGAAAAGTGAAACATCAAACCAATGGGAAATTTCCATTCGATTTATGTTTATATCTTTATTGGTATTTGGTTTTATTTACCCAATGACAGTGACTGGTATTGCAAATTTGTTTTTTCGTGAGAAAGCAAATGGAAGTTTGGTTCTTATTGATGGTAAGATACTTGGTTCAGAACTTTTAGCTCAAAAAGTAAATTCAAATTCGCTGTTTATGTATCGACCAAGTGCAAATGATTACAATAAAATACCGAGTGGGGCCTCCAATTTAAGCCCTTCTAGTTTAGATTTAAAAACATTAACAGAACAAAGAAAATATGTTTTAGCGGATTTGGGAATTCGTCACGAACGTTGTCCCGAACTATTGTATAGTTCTGGTTCTGGGCTCGATCCACATATTTCATTGAATTGTGCGTATGAACAAGCTTTATCACTTCATCGCCGGTTTAAGATTCCTATCGAAACTTTAAATGAGTTGATTCACCAAAATACAGAGTATCCTTTATTTGGAATGATTGGAAGTGAACGAGTGAATGTTACTAAATTAAATATTTCCTGGAAACAATTGAGTCATGAATGA
- a CDS encoding outer membrane lipoprotein-sorting protein, whose protein sequence is MRYLWIFILFFSFVSIEAQGSPDSSLSAQELLARLDREMDFGKGLVKGTYVLIRRNGTSETWKINRFFNGEDALLLFDRKGRGLESKLLTKDEGENVFFFNVLSAKLFRKTDDEKYESLMGTGFFYVDLSGYSYQANYNPLVNGDLEIGGEVYYRISLKPILPYFYKKLVLLVGKKDLKPYRVDFHDRDGILFKTLNLKYGPVKVKEISGKVEEIQKASRLEMLDLNTGSITVWEIQEVDKSVNPDASLFAVDNLSR, encoded by the coding sequence ATGAGATACCTTTGGATCTTCATACTTTTTTTTAGTTTCGTTTCAATAGAGGCACAAGGTTCACCTGACTCTAGTTTGTCGGCGCAAGAACTTTTGGCAAGACTGGACCGAGAAATGGATTTCGGGAAAGGTCTTGTAAAAGGTACTTATGTTCTGATTCGTAGGAACGGAACTTCGGAAACTTGGAAGATCAATCGGTTTTTTAATGGGGAAGATGCTCTCCTTCTTTTTGATAGAAAGGGGAGAGGGCTTGAATCCAAACTTTTGACAAAGGACGAAGGAGAAAATGTTTTTTTCTTCAATGTTCTCAGTGCCAAACTCTTTCGAAAAACAGATGATGAAAAATACGAGTCCCTTATGGGGACTGGATTTTTTTATGTCGATCTATCAGGTTACTCTTATCAGGCCAATTACAATCCTTTAGTGAACGGGGATTTGGAAATAGGTGGAGAAGTATACTACCGGATTTCTTTAAAACCCATCCTCCCTTACTTTTATAAAAAATTAGTCCTACTTGTGGGAAAAAAAGACCTAAAACCATACCGTGTGGACTTCCATGATCGGGATGGAATTTTATTCAAAACCTTAAACTTAAAATACGGTCCTGTAAAAGTAAAAGAAATTTCTGGAAAGGTGGAAGAAATTCAGAAAGCATCTAGGTTAGAGATGTTAGATTTGAATACAGGAAGTATCACCGTTTGGGAAATCCAAGAAGTTGATAAATCAGTAAATCCTGATGCTTCTTTGTTTGCAGTCGATAATCTAAGCCGATAA
- a CDS encoding DUF1577 domain-containing protein, with protein METLERSKRSLDVFSDKEKKLHVLTKFLLNQELSLKDNIHSGESCFLKKVSADGNKVLISVRPTMTLSVGQKITLYKILGRYLHLECTVEQEKGESQYVLHLDKIAIAKKDRESSRIPVPPGSAWITNVVSSKAKIETDMFHVPTAVKVNFQDYETKLKNSVDFIKISTFNSSEDSEIIRQIKKTKKGLLLEDATDRKSYESAPNEDFLVFSDEIEEDIDKEINNKRNQKIKSELILPILYLTDEEESIPIGYIQMQSKSETFDLLKAMEMKTLCFEMVDRIRHSNMIKSDGKFPVIDISEGGLKVIVDHPDLIQSLPKLSGFQFDIFFKMQSPLTAFGTIKTITKNEEGHLTVGLAIAGHSSRSGEKKRFLENVEFFRKQNHKS; from the coding sequence ATGGAAACACTAGAAAGAAGTAAGCGATCTTTGGATGTTTTTTCTGACAAAGAAAAAAAACTCCATGTTTTGACGAAATTTTTATTAAACCAGGAATTGAGTCTAAAGGACAATATCCACTCTGGGGAAAGTTGTTTTTTAAAAAAAGTATCTGCAGACGGCAACAAGGTTCTCATCAGCGTTCGCCCCACGATGACCCTTTCCGTGGGTCAAAAAATCACCCTCTACAAAATTTTAGGCCGGTACCTTCACCTTGAATGTACTGTGGAACAAGAAAAAGGGGAATCGCAGTACGTCCTCCATTTAGATAAAATTGCCATTGCAAAAAAAGATAGGGAAAGTTCACGAATTCCAGTCCCTCCCGGGTCTGCCTGGATTACAAATGTGGTTTCTAGTAAGGCAAAAATTGAAACCGATATGTTTCATGTTCCTACGGCCGTGAAAGTAAATTTTCAAGACTATGAAACTAAACTCAAAAACTCAGTTGATTTTATAAAAATTTCTACTTTTAACTCCAGCGAAGATTCGGAAATCATACGCCAAATTAAAAAAACGAAAAAAGGTTTATTGTTAGAAGATGCAACCGATCGCAAATCTTATGAGTCCGCTCCGAATGAAGACTTTTTAGTTTTTTCAGATGAGATCGAAGAAGATATAGATAAAGAAATCAATAACAAACGAAACCAAAAAATTAAATCCGAACTCATCCTTCCCATTCTCTATTTGACTGATGAAGAAGAATCCATCCCAATTGGGTACATCCAAATGCAAAGTAAGTCAGAAACCTTTGATTTGCTAAAAGCCATGGAAATGAAAACTCTATGTTTTGAAATGGTAGATCGAATCCGCCATTCGAATATGATTAAGTCAGATGGAAAATTTCCAGTAATAGATATTTCGGAAGGTGGACTCAAAGTGATTGTAGATCACCCAGATCTTATCCAAAGTTTGCCTAAACTTTCGGGATTCCAATTTGATATATTTTTTAAAATGCAATCCCCTCTTACAGCATTTGGGACCATTAAAACAATCACCAAAAATGAAGAAGGCCACCTAACCGTAGGTTTAGCGATTGCTGGACATTCTTCCCGTTCTGGTGAGAAAAAAAGATTTTTGGAAAACGTGGAATTCTTTCGAAAACAAAACCATAAATCCTAA
- the guaB gene encoding IMP dehydrogenase, which produces MSNQPLPGSELFDGVSGQELFSVNMGLTYRDFLVLPGYIDFNPSDVELETKLSKNISLKRPLMSSPMDTVTESEMAIAQALMGGIGIIHYNNSIDEQVDLVRKVKRYENGFIKDPILLSPEHTLADLDAVKEKYGFSGIPITEDGTASTKLVGIVTNRDVDFERDRGIKLGKVMTTDLITANVGISLQEANNILRTSKKGKLPIVDKQGKLVALICRSDLKKNKEFPQSSKDDQKRLRVGAALSTLPESRDRMAALAEVGVDAIIIDSAQGNSSYQMEMIHWIKSNFPNIDVIGGNVVTKAQAANLIAAGADGLRIGMGPGSICITQDTMAVGRAQATAVFKTAEYAQAHGVPVIADGGISNIGDIANALAIGASMCMMGSMFAGTKEAPGEYFYENGIRLKKYRGMASLEAMSKGGDKRYFSESQKIKVAQGVSGYVVDKGSVLNLIPYLVQGLRQSFQDMGFRNIPDLHKALREGKLRFERRTESAQAQGSVHGLYSYTKPSMRAE; this is translated from the coding sequence ATGTCAAATCAACCCCTACCAGGATCTGAGCTTTTCGATGGAGTCAGTGGACAAGAGCTCTTCTCGGTCAACATGGGACTTACGTATCGGGACTTTTTAGTTTTACCCGGATACATCGACTTTAACCCAAGTGATGTAGAACTCGAAACCAAACTTTCCAAAAACATTTCCCTCAAAAGACCTCTGATGAGTTCACCGATGGATACTGTTACCGAGTCAGAAATGGCCATAGCACAAGCCCTTATGGGTGGAATCGGAATTATACATTATAACAATAGTATTGATGAACAGGTTGATCTTGTTCGAAAAGTAAAACGATACGAAAACGGATTTATCAAAGACCCAATCCTTCTTTCTCCGGAACATACACTTGCTGATTTAGATGCAGTCAAAGAAAAATATGGTTTTAGTGGGATTCCTATTACTGAAGATGGAACCGCCAGCACAAAGTTAGTTGGAATTGTTACTAACCGAGATGTGGATTTTGAAAGAGACCGTGGTATCAAACTTGGAAAGGTAATGACAACCGACCTTATCACTGCAAACGTTGGAATCAGTTTACAAGAAGCAAACAACATCCTAAGAACAAGTAAAAAAGGAAAACTTCCAATTGTTGATAAACAAGGAAAACTCGTGGCTCTCATTTGCCGTAGTGACTTGAAAAAAAATAAAGAGTTTCCTCAATCTTCCAAGGATGACCAAAAAAGACTACGAGTAGGGGCAGCATTATCCACCTTACCAGAGTCACGTGATCGAATGGCGGCACTTGCAGAAGTCGGCGTGGATGCTATCATCATTGATTCTGCACAAGGAAATTCCAGTTACCAAATGGAAATGATCCATTGGATTAAATCAAATTTTCCAAACATTGATGTGATTGGTGGAAACGTAGTTACGAAAGCACAAGCTGCGAACTTGATTGCAGCCGGCGCCGATGGACTACGAATCGGAATGGGACCTGGTTCCATTTGTATCACACAAGATACGATGGCTGTTGGAAGAGCACAAGCCACTGCCGTATTTAAAACTGCAGAATACGCGCAGGCACATGGAGTTCCCGTGATTGCAGATGGTGGAATTTCCAATATTGGGGACATTGCCAATGCACTTGCGATTGGTGCATCCATGTGTATGATGGGATCTATGTTCGCAGGGACAAAAGAAGCACCAGGTGAGTATTTTTATGAAAATGGAATTCGTCTAAAGAAGTATCGGGGAATGGCGAGTTTGGAAGCGATGAGTAAAGGTGGTGACAAACGTTACTTCTCTGAATCACAAAAGATCAAAGTAGCACAAGGTGTTTCTGGATATGTTGTGGACAAAGGATCTGTTTTAAACCTCATTCCTTATCTGGTACAAGGACTCAGACAAAGTTTTCAAGATATGGGATTTCGAAATATTCCTGACTTACACAAAGCATTACGAGAAGGAAAACTTCGTTTTGAAAGAAGGACAGAATCGGCCCAAGCACAAGGTAGTGTGCATGGATTGTATTCTTACACAAAACCTTCCATGAGGGCGGAATAA